Proteins from a single region of Stutzerimonas stutzeri:
- a CDS encoding IS5-like element ISPsp6 family transposase: MSFVTRVQKTFSELEYTGKKKQTRRDRFLADLEQLVPWAQVEAQVAPFYSDTTGKRGRPAIGLSRMLRMYVVQQCFGLSDEGTEDAVYDSQAIRGFIGIDLGRESAPDATTLLRFRRLLETHQLTRVLFETINQHLASRGLLLKEGTIVDATLIAAPPSVKNREGKRDPEMHQAKKGNQWHFGMKAHVGVDATSGLVHSVVGTAANVADVTQVDQLLHGAETYVSGDAGYTGAAKRPEHAERDVVWSIAARPSSYKHHGKDSVLYRVKRKVEYAKAQLRAKVEHPFQVIKVRFNHRKVRYRGLEKNTAQLFSLFGLANLVLAKRYLQRTAG, encoded by the coding sequence ATGAGCTTTGTTACGCGCGTGCAGAAGACCTTCTCCGAACTCGAATATACCGGCAAGAAAAAGCAGACTCGCCGAGATCGCTTCCTGGCTGACCTTGAACAGCTGGTGCCCTGGGCACAAGTGGAGGCGCAAGTGGCGCCGTTCTATAGCGACACCACAGGCAAGCGTGGACGCCCTGCGATTGGGTTGTCGCGCATGCTGCGCATGTATGTCGTGCAGCAGTGTTTCGGTCTCTCCGATGAAGGTACCGAAGATGCCGTCTACGACAGCCAGGCCATTCGTGGTTTCATCGGCATCGACCTGGGCCGTGAGTCGGCACCGGATGCCACTACCTTGTTGCGATTTCGCCGCTTGCTGGAAACCCATCAGCTAACGCGGGTGCTGTTTGAAACGATTAACCAGCATCTGGCCAGCCGGGGTCTGCTGCTCAAGGAAGGCACTATCGTCGACGCTACCCTGATCGCCGCGCCGCCCTCGGTCAAGAACCGAGAAGGTAAGCGTGATCCTGAGATGCATCAGGCCAAGAAAGGCAATCAATGGCACTTCGGGATGAAGGCCCACGTTGGTGTCGACGCCACATCGGGACTCGTGCACAGCGTGGTAGGGACTGCCGCCAACGTGGCGGATGTCACCCAGGTCGATCAGTTGCTGCACGGCGCCGAAACCTATGTTTCGGGTGACGCTGGATACACTGGTGCGGCCAAGCGACCGGAGCATGCTGAACGGGACGTTGTCTGGTCGATTGCAGCACGGCCAAGCAGTTACAAACATCACGGCAAAGACAGCGTGCTGTACCGAGTCAAGCGCAAAGTCGAATACGCCAAGGCGCAGCTGCGTGCCAAGGTCGAGCATCCCTTCCAGGTGATCAAGGTGCGCTTCAATCATCGTAAGGTTCGCTACCGTGGACTGGAAAAGAATACGGCGCAGTTGTTCAGTCTGTTTGGGTTGGCCAATCTGGTACTGGCCAAGCGGTATTTGCAACGGACGGCGGGATAA
- a CDS encoding acyltransferase family protein, with the protein MQERNVWVDYAKAIGIILVVYGHVARGVFNAGLPMDEARFVLVDSIIYSFHIPLYFFLSGLFFFDSLQKRGRGGLIINKVDTIVYPFIVWSLLQGLFEVVLSNYTNGQVTLVEVFSLLWMPRAQFWFLYALFLVFVVCAFLYARADRRYFLPFVVLFGLLYVFQQDLTVNNMTRFILGNTVFFALGVWFNEVKAFFLARYTQLTLFFGALFILGQYLFHVTFGLNYADGGMAVLALATISIFFMIALSMWLGQFRVDWFLFIGASSMTIYLMHILAGSGVRVILSKFLGIDSITAHLIIGTLIGTAAPLLAQVVINRYKLYFLLTPPKQISASQFHMRKAVVH; encoded by the coding sequence ATGCAGGAGAGAAACGTTTGGGTTGATTATGCCAAGGCGATCGGGATCATTCTTGTTGTCTACGGGCATGTCGCGCGAGGCGTATTCAATGCCGGGTTGCCGATGGATGAGGCGCGATTCGTGCTGGTCGACAGCATCATCTACAGCTTTCACATTCCGCTGTACTTCTTCCTGTCGGGTTTATTCTTCTTCGATTCGTTGCAGAAGCGGGGCCGGGGCGGGTTGATCATCAACAAGGTCGACACAATCGTCTATCCCTTTATTGTCTGGTCTTTACTACAAGGTCTGTTCGAAGTCGTCCTGTCGAATTACACGAACGGTCAGGTCACCTTGGTTGAGGTGTTCTCGCTGCTCTGGATGCCGCGAGCGCAGTTCTGGTTCCTGTACGCTCTGTTTCTGGTGTTCGTGGTTTGTGCGTTTCTTTATGCGCGGGCAGATCGGCGCTATTTCTTGCCATTCGTGGTCCTGTTTGGCTTGCTGTATGTCTTCCAGCAGGATCTGACGGTAAACAACATGACCCGCTTTATCCTGGGCAACACCGTCTTCTTCGCATTGGGCGTCTGGTTCAACGAGGTCAAGGCGTTCTTCCTCGCGCGTTATACACAGCTGACATTATTTTTCGGTGCGCTGTTCATCCTGGGGCAGTACCTGTTTCATGTGACCTTCGGTCTGAACTATGCCGATGGCGGCATGGCGGTACTCGCGCTTGCAACCATATCCATCTTTTTCATGATCGCGTTGTCGATGTGGCTAGGTCAGTTTCGCGTGGATTGGTTTCTGTTCATCGGCGCTTCGTCGATGACGATCTACCTGATGCATATTCTGGCCGGTAGCGGGGTGCGGGTAATACTCAGCAAATTCCTCGGTATTGATTCAATCACAGCGCATCTGATTATCGGAACGCTGATCGGTACGGCGGCTCCGTTGTTGGCGCAAGTCGTGATCAATCGCTACAAACTGTACTTCTTGCTTACCCCGCCCAAGCAGATTTCGGCATCTCAGTTCCATATGCGCAAGGCTGTTGTCCACTAG